In a genomic window of Pyruvatibacter sp.:
- the secE gene encoding preprotein translocase subunit SecE, translating to MAKDVTTKKKTGPLQFAQQVRAETSKVTWPTRRETAITTVMVFIMVALASIFFFLADMILSWGVQLLLSVSI from the coding sequence GTGGCAAAAGACGTAACGACCAAGAAGAAGACCGGGCCGCTTCAGTTTGCTCAGCAGGTGCGGGCTGAAACCTCGAAGGTGACGTGGCCAACCCGCCGTGAGACCGCGATTACGACCGTGATGGTCTTCATCATGGTTGCGCTGGCGTCCATCTTCTTCTTTCTCGCAGACATGATTTTGAGCTGGGGCGTGCAGTTGTTGCTGAGTGTCAGTATCTAG
- the nusG gene encoding transcription termination/antitermination protein NusG, translating into MAHRWYIVHSYSNFEKKVAESIREQAVRQGLEDCFEEILVPTEEVVEVRRGQKVNTERKFFPGYVLVKMDLTDEAFHLVKNTPKVTGFLGSESKPQPVSQAEVDRIVNQVQEGVDRPKPSITFEIGEEVRVSDGPFASFSGLVEEVDEERARLKVAVSIFGRPTPVELEYAQVDKT; encoded by the coding sequence ATGGCGCATCGTTGGTACATCGTTCACAGCTACTCCAACTTTGAAAAGAAGGTTGCGGAGAGCATCAGGGAACAGGCCGTTCGGCAGGGCCTCGAGGATTGCTTCGAGGAGATTCTGGTGCCGACCGAGGAAGTGGTGGAAGTGCGCCGCGGCCAGAAGGTCAACACCGAGCGCAAGTTCTTTCCCGGTTATGTGCTGGTGAAAATGGACCTGACGGACGAAGCGTTTCATCTGGTGAAGAATACCCCCAAAGTGACGGGGTTCCTGGGGTCGGAGTCCAAGCCGCAGCCGGTCAGCCAGGCGGAAGTGGACCGTATCGTCAATCAGGTGCAGGAAGGCGTGGATCGTCCCAAGCCCTCGATCACGTTTGAAATCGGCGAGGAAGTGCGTGTGTCCGACGGGCCGTTCGCCTCGTTCTCAGGGCTGGTGGAAGAAGTGGACGAAGAGCGTGCCCGCCTGAAAGTGGCAGTGTCGATCTTTGGTCGCCCGACGCCGGTTGAGCTTGAATACGCGCAGGTGGACAAGACCTAG